TACCAAGAATTTACGGCTATAAAAAAAAGAATTGTCGTGTTGAATACCGTAGCCCTGCATCACAGCTTCCCCGGGAACTTGAATATTTTCCCAGGCCGAACTGCGATCAAATTTGAAATTCCATTGGCCATTTAAGGATTGTACAGGAGCTTTCAGACCAGTCACTTTGTCCGGCAACTGATAAGCCGCCTGCTGCGCCATCGCCAAACTCCCCATTACTATACACAAGGCCAACAACAGCAGTTTTTGTAGTTTTTTCATATCATAATAGGTTGTAATTCCACCCGATTAGAACGCCATACTTCGTTGTTACATTCTTTGTCAAAGATAGCTGCTCCCACACTTCAATACTACAACTGGTTATACAAAAACTAAAACTATTTACACCCTAATAGAAGACATTGAAATATTATTAAGTGAATATTGTTTGATATATGTGTAAATACTGTATTTTTGCAGTAACCAATTTAGCTATGTATGAACAAATTATCCAAACCCCAATTTATTGAGCTTACTCCGCCTAGCGAAAAAACAATCCATGTTAAATTGGTCGATCAGGAATTTTTGAGCAATCCGTTGCACTTTCACGAGCTCTGTGAGCTGGTGCTGATCGTGGAAAGTTTCGGCAAGCGCATTGTGGGCAACAATGTAGCGACCTTTACAGAAGGAGACCTGGTCTTGATGGGTCCCAATATTCCCCATATCTGGCGCAACGACAATTTATTTCTACAGCAGGATAATGATTTGCGTGCCCGCGCCATCGTTGTCTATTTTCCGGCAGATTTCTTACTTCGTCTGACCGACGAACATCAAACCATCCAGGCCATGCAGCAATTTATCCGCAAGGCGCAGCGCGGACTTCGTTTTTATGGCGAAACACGCGACAAGGCACAACGCTTAATGGAAAAACTCAGTGATAAAGAAGGATTTTCGAAAATAATCGAATTCCTCAACCTAATTCAGTTGCTACAGGAAACAGCCGAATTTGAAAATTTGGCTTCCGACGGTTATCGCCCCACTTTCAGTGAGCAGGAGACCCAGCGCATCAATAAGGTTTACCTCTACGTGATGAGCAACTTTAAGGAGGAGGTTAATCTACAAGTTGCCAGCGACATGCTCAATATGACACCCAACGCTTTCTGTCGCTTTTTTAAACGGCATACCCAGAAACCCTTTTCTCGTTTTGTCAATGAAATGCGCATTGGTCATGCCTGTAAACTGCTGATGGATCGGACACTCAGCATATCGGAGATTTGCTACGAATGTGGTTATCAAAATCTGACCAACTTCAATAAGTTTTTTAAATCCATTATGAACAAAACACCACGCGAGTTTCGTAAAGAGATGGATCTGTAGCCACAACTAACAAGGAAGGCTGTACAAAAGTACAGCCCTCTCCCACCAATTTACTGAAACTAACACCTATTTAAAAACCTTTTATTGTTTTCAGCGTATAATCTTGGACGTCACCATTCGCTGCTGTCACCCGATACATTCTATCCTGTGAAAAATCGCCTGGCTTACCCAATACTGGAGCTCCATTGAGCGGCGAAACCACCGAAACATCCGACACGGTGATCGTAACCCACAGATTAGCAAGTTGATCTTTTTGAATTCGTTTTTTAAACTCATCGAATAACATCTGCTTGGTGACGGATCCCGAAGGCCCTGCCTTCTTAACAGAATTGATATCGTACGAAATCGTAGACGTATATCCTTTTTGTCCATTTGTATCAAAAGCTACCGCCGTATTCTTAAAAACGACCTCACAGACCCGATCAGGCTCAATCTCCTGCATGGGAGTTCCTTTCTGTATGGTATCATTATATAGAAAGCGGTATGAATAACTTACTGCAGTCAATTTGTTGTCCGGCGAATTTGGCAGTTCTTCATAGCCCTTTTTCAAACAACTTCCCATCACCATGAGCGTCAGTGCGCCGAGTAAAATACGCCCTATTTTGTAATTTATTTTATGCATAATCAATTTCATTATATCTGTATACCAGTTTTTATTCCCATCCCGGATTTTGCTTCACACCCGATTTCAAGCGGAATGTTTCGTTGATTGGCATCAAGTACCTTTTGGCAGAGAATCGAGCTTCCCCAACGACATTATTGTCTTCAAAAAAAGAATAGGATTTACCATCTCTCGAAATTCGAATACCCCGTAAAGCGCCCTGCAATTCAGGGATGACAAATCCCGAACCTACATAAGCTCCATCACGCAGACCACCCGACGTGCGCATTCCCCAACGCAACAGCGACCAATACCGATCGTTATTTTCGTAAACCATCTCCACATTGCGTTCTCTTTTATAGGCTTCAAAAAGCGAATTTCCCCAGCTGTTGCCCGAAAGTGTATTTAAATACTGATTGACACTACTTTCAGAAAAACCACCATGCCGTACCATGGTTGGCAGCATGTATTTTTTTGCATTGGCAAAGTCCCCTTTCATGAGATAAGCTTCGGCCATATTGAGATAAGCCTCACCATAACGGAGCACTGAAAATACATAGTCCAATTTTTGGTCAGATGGTGAAGGTAAGCTCACTATATTATCGTAAAAATACTTGACCATCGCATAACCCGTACTGGAATTATAATTTTCGGTATTTCCGGACTGGTATCCATATTCTTGTACCGAACCTTCATTAAT
The Sphingobacterium multivorum genome window above contains:
- a CDS encoding AraC family transcriptional regulator — translated: MNKLSKPQFIELTPPSEKTIHVKLVDQEFLSNPLHFHELCELVLIVESFGKRIVGNNVATFTEGDLVLMGPNIPHIWRNDNLFLQQDNDLRARAIVVYFPADFLLRLTDEHQTIQAMQQFIRKAQRGLRFYGETRDKAQRLMEKLSDKEGFSKIIEFLNLIQLLQETAEFENLASDGYRPTFSEQETQRINKVYLYVMSNFKEEVNLQVASDMLNMTPNAFCRFFKRHTQKPFSRFVNEMRIGHACKLLMDRTLSISEICYECGYQNLTNFNKFFKSIMNKTPREFRKEMDL
- a CDS encoding DUF5018-related domain-containing protein; the protein is MHKINYKIGRILLGALTLMVMGSCLKKGYEELPNSPDNKLTAVSYSYRFLYNDTIQKGTPMQEIEPDRVCEVVFKNTAVAFDTNGQKGYTSTISYDINSVKKAGPSGSVTKQMLFDEFKKRIQKDQLANLWVTITVSDVSVVSPLNGAPVLGKPGDFSQDRMYRVTAANGDVQDYTLKTIKGF